A single genomic interval of Sphingopyxis sp. CCNWLW2 harbors:
- a CDS encoding SDR family oxidoreductase, translated as MTDRVCAGRLAGKHCFVTAAGQGIGRSIAERLAREGADVVGADIRFAHEPVPGVRHVILDVTDDRAVDAAAAQSGAIDVLVNCVGFVASGPLLESSLEDLDRSYSLNVRSMAKMIQAFLPAMIDRRSGSIVNIASVVSSVMAAPNRFAYGTTKAAVIGLTMSVARDYVKQGIRCNSISPGTVDTPSLHERWAATGDVETARAAFIARQAMGRLGTAEEVAAAAAYLASDEAGFATGTNLVIDGGMSL; from the coding sequence ATGACTGACCGAGTTTGCGCCGGCCGGCTTGCCGGCAAGCATTGTTTCGTGACCGCGGCCGGCCAGGGGATCGGACGCAGCATCGCCGAGCGCCTTGCCCGCGAAGGCGCTGACGTCGTGGGCGCCGACATCCGCTTTGCCCACGAACCCGTGCCCGGTGTCCGGCACGTCATTCTCGACGTGACCGATGATCGGGCGGTCGATGCCGCCGCCGCGCAATCCGGCGCGATCGATGTCCTCGTCAACTGCGTCGGCTTCGTGGCCTCGGGTCCACTGCTTGAATCGAGCCTCGAGGATCTTGATCGGAGTTATTCGCTGAATGTCCGCAGCATGGCGAAGATGATCCAGGCCTTTCTTCCGGCGATGATCGATCGCCGGTCGGGGTCGATCGTCAACATCGCTTCGGTCGTTTCGTCGGTCATGGCAGCCCCGAACCGCTTCGCCTATGGCACGACCAAGGCGGCGGTCATCGGGCTCACCATGTCGGTTGCACGCGATTATGTGAAGCAGGGCATCCGCTGCAATTCGATCAGCCCCGGCACCGTCGATACGCCATCGCTTCACGAGCGCTGGGCGGCGACCGGCGACGTCGAGACAGCCCGCGCCGCCTTCATTGCGCGCCAGGCGATGGGAAGGCTGGGCACCGCGGAGGAAGTCGCCGCCGCGGCCGCCTATCTCGCGTCCGACGAAGCGGGATTCGCAACCGGGACCAATCTTGTGATCGACGGAGGGATGAGCCTTTGA
- a CDS encoding IlvD/Edd family dehydratase: MQSIMLANSLDRNRRSARKGATAIGVREGRFPVTKEQRLRSRAWFDNPANPDMTALYLGWYLSYGLTREELQSGKPIIGIAQTGSDLAPCNRQHVELAKRIREGIREAGGVAIEFPVHPIQETGKRPTAGLDRNLAYLSLVESLYGYPLDGVVLTIGCDKTTPALLMAAATVDVPAIAFSVGPMLNGWHRGRRTGSGTIVWEARQRMAAGEIDYAEFLDLVASSAPSPGYCNTMGTATTMNSLAEVLGMQLPGSAAIPAPYRERGQMAYRTGLRIVDMVREDLRPSRILTRDAFHNAIVVNSALGGSSNAPVHLAAIARHAGVDLPLEDWQRVGLDVPLLVNLQPAGEYLGEDFHHAGGVPAVVAQLMGAGLIREDALTANGRTIGDNCRGAETILPEVIRPFGEPLKARAGFLVLTGNLFDAAIMKTSVISEEYRERYLSNPADPEAFEGRAFVFDGPEDYHARIDDPALDITADDILVMRGAGPIGFPGAAEVVNMQPPARLIRAGVRSMPCIGDGRQSGTSGSPSILNASPEAAAGGNLALLRTGDRVRIDLAKGRVDLLLPVEEIAMRRAELDADRGYRYPPSQTPWQALQRASVGHLSEGAILEGAEAFQRISTIFGVPRDNH, encoded by the coding sequence ATGCAGTCAATCATGCTTGCAAATTCGCTCGATCGGAATAGGCGGTCAGCAAGAAAAGGCGCGACGGCAATTGGCGTGCGCGAGGGGAGATTTCCAGTGACAAAAGAGCAGCGCCTGCGGTCGCGAGCCTGGTTCGACAATCCCGCGAACCCGGACATGACTGCGCTCTATCTTGGCTGGTATCTGAGCTACGGCCTGACTCGCGAGGAACTGCAGTCGGGCAAGCCGATCATCGGCATCGCGCAGACCGGCAGCGATCTTGCACCATGCAACCGCCAGCATGTCGAACTGGCGAAGCGCATCCGTGAGGGAATCCGCGAAGCGGGCGGCGTCGCCATTGAATTTCCGGTCCACCCGATCCAGGAAACAGGCAAGCGCCCGACGGCAGGGCTCGACCGCAACCTTGCCTATCTGTCGCTGGTCGAGAGCCTCTACGGCTATCCGCTCGACGGCGTGGTGCTAACGATCGGCTGTGACAAGACGACGCCTGCGCTGCTGATGGCAGCGGCGACGGTCGATGTTCCTGCCATTGCCTTCTCGGTCGGGCCAATGCTCAACGGCTGGCACCGCGGCCGCCGGACCGGCTCGGGGACGATCGTCTGGGAAGCGCGTCAGCGCATGGCGGCTGGCGAAATCGACTATGCCGAGTTTCTCGATCTCGTCGCGAGCTCGGCGCCATCGCCCGGCTATTGCAATACGATGGGCACCGCGACGACGATGAATTCTCTCGCCGAGGTGCTCGGCATGCAGCTCCCGGGCTCGGCCGCGATCCCGGCGCCCTATCGCGAACGTGGCCAGATGGCTTATCGCACCGGCCTGCGCATCGTCGACATGGTGCGCGAGGATTTGCGGCCATCGCGCATCCTGACGCGCGATGCCTTTCACAATGCGATCGTGGTGAACTCGGCGCTCGGCGGATCGAGCAACGCGCCCGTACATCTCGCTGCAATCGCGCGGCACGCGGGCGTCGATCTGCCGCTCGAGGACTGGCAGCGCGTCGGCCTCGACGTGCCCCTGCTCGTCAATCTCCAGCCCGCCGGCGAATATCTCGGCGAGGATTTCCACCACGCGGGCGGCGTCCCGGCCGTGGTCGCCCAGCTGATGGGCGCCGGGCTCATTCGCGAGGATGCCTTGACCGCCAACGGCCGGACGATCGGCGACAATTGCCGCGGCGCCGAAACGATCTTGCCGGAGGTCATCCGGCCGTTCGGCGAGCCGCTGAAGGCGCGCGCCGGCTTCCTCGTCCTCACCGGCAATCTGTTCGATGCGGCGATCATGAAGACAAGCGTGATCTCCGAGGAGTATCGCGAGCGCTATTTGTCCAATCCGGCCGATCCCGAAGCGTTCGAGGGCCGTGCCTTCGTGTTCGACGGGCCCGAAGACTATCACGCGCGCATCGACGATCCGGCGCTCGACATAACGGCCGACGATATCTTGGTGATGCGGGGCGCGGGTCCCATCGGTTTTCCCGGTGCGGCCGAAGTCGTGAACATGCAGCCGCCAGCCCGGCTCATCCGCGCCGGTGTGCGGTCGATGCCCTGCATCGGAGACGGGCGGCAATCGGGGACGTCGGGCTCGCCCTCGATTCTCAACGCATCACCCGAAGCGGCGGCAGGCGGCAATCTGGCGCTGCTGCGTACCGGCGATCGCGTGCGGATCGACCTCGCCAAGGGGCGCGTCGATCTCCTGCTTCCGGTTGAAGAAATTGCCATGAGACGCGCGGAGCTCGATGCGGACAGGGGATATCGCTATCCGCCCTCGCAAACGCCCTGGCAGGCGCTTCAGCGCGCGTCGGTCGGACATCTTAGCGAAGGCGCGATATTGGAAGGGGCCGAAGCCTTCCAGCGTATCAGCACCATCTTCGGTGTCCCGCGGGACAATCACTGA
- a CDS encoding c-type cytochrome: MKRLMFPAIALCLAVGAASQMSVPVRAAPQADAARGATLYQQRCAMCHTRSGKGGKIGPDLTAVIGRKAGSTTYAYSSAMKASKTVWNAATLDKYLAAPTKMIPGTKMVISVSKPEDRAAIVRYLAAGK; this comes from the coding sequence ATGAAACGCCTGATGTTTCCTGCCATCGCCCTTTGCCTCGCCGTCGGAGCGGCAAGCCAGATGTCGGTTCCGGTCCGGGCGGCGCCGCAGGCCGATGCCGCGCGCGGCGCGACCCTGTATCAGCAGCGCTGCGCGATGTGTCACACGCGCAGCGGCAAGGGCGGCAAGATCGGCCCCGACCTGACGGCCGTCATCGGACGCAAGGCCGGAAGCACGACCTACGCCTATTCCTCCGCGATGAAGGCATCGAAAACGGTCTGGAATGCCGCGACGCTCGACAAATATCTCGCCGCTCCCACGAAAATGATCCCGGGGACGAAGATGGTCATTTCGGTGAGCAAGCCCGAGGATCGCGCGGCGATCGTGCGCTATCTCGCCGCGGGAAAATAG
- a CDS encoding poly(ethylene terephthalate) hydrolase family protein produces MLKAFIAAALAATLTVPAAAQVPAYTTKGPIEAKYQALGPWAVTKTVSAVACDTENRLCDIWYPTNLGTNPIKGLASGFKHPVVSWANGSGQTPVVYEYYLKHLASWGFVVVASRDDGTGNGKTTADAAQYIINQGNSASSIFYNKIDTTNFAAAGHSQGGASVTNLHARKSPLFKTYVGFHTAPWFFSLLCCNVIPGTYNGSGVTKSIFQWSSTPDSGTPDWYNPVPAPALKAYALLKYANHGDVGSGATPNCPNSGCAQGAYPYLGYSTAWLMWQLQGATDGGNAFKQGGEFFLPNVNWTMNLSNVP; encoded by the coding sequence ATGCTGAAAGCGTTCATTGCCGCTGCCCTGGCGGCCACCCTAACCGTGCCTGCCGCTGCGCAGGTTCCAGCCTATACGACCAAAGGGCCGATCGAGGCCAAGTATCAGGCCCTCGGACCATGGGCCGTCACCAAGACCGTCTCGGCGGTCGCCTGTGACACCGAGAACAGATTGTGCGACATCTGGTACCCGACAAATCTTGGCACCAACCCGATCAAGGGATTGGCAAGCGGCTTCAAGCACCCCGTGGTGAGTTGGGCAAATGGCTCGGGCCAGACGCCGGTGGTTTACGAATATTATCTCAAGCATCTGGCGTCGTGGGGATTCGTCGTTGTCGCGTCACGCGACGACGGCACCGGGAACGGCAAGACGACGGCCGACGCGGCCCAATATATCATCAACCAGGGAAACAGCGCGTCGAGCATCTTCTACAACAAGATCGACACCACCAATTTTGCCGCAGCGGGTCACTCGCAGGGCGGCGCTTCGGTTACCAACCTCCACGCGCGCAAGAGCCCTCTGTTCAAGACCTACGTCGGCTTCCACACCGCGCCCTGGTTCTTCTCGCTTCTGTGCTGCAACGTCATTCCGGGCACCTACAACGGCTCCGGCGTGACCAAGTCGATCTTCCAGTGGAGCAGCACGCCAGACAGCGGCACACCCGACTGGTATAATCCCGTGCCTGCCCCGGCTCTCAAGGCCTATGCGCTCCTCAAATATGCCAATCACGGCGACGTGGGGAGCGGCGCGACTCCCAATTGCCCCAACTCGGGCTGCGCGCAGGGCGCCTATCCCTATCTCGGCTACTCGACGGCCTGGCTGATGTGGCAACTGCAGGGTGCCACCGATGGCGGCAATGCCTTCAAGCAGGGCGGCGAATTCTTCCTGCCCAACGTCAACTGGACAATGAATCTCTCCAACGTGCCCTGA
- a CDS encoding ThuA domain-containing protein codes for MARTLPLDEKMVADLEKRLAVLPIRPEDSIARCARYEADKADALAVPAGAPAVLIFDRSNGFRDGPSILAATEALQAIGERRGWTFVFSSSAGDFTPRNLSRFRAILWNNVSGDMLTLGQRAALRRFVERGGGFAAIHGSGGDPIYLWDWYADELIGARFIGHPDAHQKGRIIVENPADPLTAGIARDWAPVEEWYSFAKSPRGPRTRVLLSLDETSYKPVSGGRDLSMGDHPIAWIRCVGRGRSFYSAIGHRPENYRDPNNVRLIEQGIAWTMGLAPSGCRRDGLMSPSLPGTP; via the coding sequence ATGGCCCGGACCCTTCCGCTCGATGAGAAGATGGTCGCGGATCTCGAAAAGCGACTCGCCGTTTTGCCGATCCGGCCCGAGGACAGCATCGCGCGCTGTGCGCGCTACGAGGCGGACAAGGCGGATGCGCTCGCCGTCCCGGCAGGCGCGCCGGCGGTCCTGATTTTCGACCGCAGCAACGGCTTTCGCGACGGGCCTTCGATTCTCGCCGCCACCGAGGCGCTTCAGGCGATCGGGGAACGACGCGGCTGGACTTTCGTCTTCTCGAGCAGCGCCGGCGACTTTACGCCGCGCAACCTCTCGCGTTTCCGCGCCATTCTCTGGAACAATGTCAGCGGCGACATGCTGACCCTTGGCCAGCGCGCGGCGCTTCGCCGCTTCGTCGAGCGGGGCGGGGGCTTCGCCGCCATCCATGGCTCGGGCGGTGACCCGATCTATCTGTGGGACTGGTATGCCGACGAGCTGATCGGCGCGCGCTTCATCGGTCATCCCGACGCACATCAGAAGGGCCGGATCATCGTCGAAAATCCCGCGGATCCCCTGACCGCCGGCATTGCCCGCGACTGGGCACCCGTCGAGGAATGGTACAGCTTCGCAAAGAGCCCGCGCGGGCCGCGCACGCGCGTCCTGCTCAGCCTTGACGAGACGAGCTACAAGCCGGTTTCCGGGGGCCGCGATCTCAGCATGGGCGATCATCCGATCGCCTGGATCCGCTGCGTCGGTCGCGGCCGCTCCTTCTATTCCGCCATCGGACACCGGCCGGAAAATTATCGCGATCCCAACAATGTGCGGCTGATCGAACAAGGTATCGCGTGGACCATGGGGCTCGCGCCTTCGGGCTGCCGCCGCGACGGTCTTATGTCTCCCTCTCTTCCCGGAACCCCGTAG
- a CDS encoding MFS transporter codes for MTAAATTAQVSGRLGMGRIIGYGAGDFAFNLSFTFASLFLLYFYTDVLEIPAGTAGLIIMVALIWEGITDPVIGMIANRTRSRWGRYRPYLLFGSVPLALSVAAMFLPLGLTGGALVAYCFATHLVYRTVFTFVNIPYIALSAQMTQDSDARGQLAAARMLFAITCGLLLASLTLPLAKALGGGQTGFFFVSILYSALAAAILLLTFATTREDVTAATGDHPSLKDMIATLRANRAFLLLFAATAAGATGYTMSGKALIYYLKYWVGSEAFVTLGLVVSLGASALAMIPWMIVARRRSKRFVWLAGAGLNMLAYLIILALAPRGGAALWLPLVMIGIGNSAFILTFWSMLPDTVEYGEWKTGTRAEGAVFGLIAFSQKVALGIGTGFIGLIMGWIGYVPNRPQSPETLHGIVLLYGTGPLLLFAASVAVIWFYPLSGDTHRRIVRIIERRRARVVPDPVAVP; via the coding sequence ATGACCGCCGCAGCCACGACCGCGCAAGTGTCGGGTCGCCTCGGGATGGGCCGGATCATCGGCTACGGCGCCGGCGATTTCGCGTTCAACCTGAGCTTCACCTTCGCGTCGCTCTTCCTCCTCTATTTCTACACCGACGTGCTCGAGATCCCGGCCGGGACCGCCGGCCTCATCATCATGGTCGCGCTGATCTGGGAAGGGATCACCGATCCCGTCATCGGGATGATCGCGAACCGGACGCGCTCGCGCTGGGGCCGCTATCGCCCCTATCTCCTGTTCGGATCGGTCCCGCTCGCGCTGTCGGTCGCCGCGATGTTCCTGCCGCTCGGTCTCACTGGCGGCGCGCTTGTCGCTTATTGTTTCGCGACGCACCTCGTCTACCGCACCGTCTTCACCTTCGTGAACATCCCCTATATCGCGCTTTCGGCGCAGATGACGCAGGACAGCGACGCGCGGGGGCAACTCGCGGCGGCGCGCATGCTCTTTGCGATCACATGCGGTCTCCTGCTCGCGTCGCTCACCCTGCCGCTGGCCAAGGCATTGGGCGGCGGTCAAACGGGCTTTTTCTTCGTCAGCATCCTCTATTCGGCGCTCGCCGCGGCGATCCTGCTGCTGACCTTCGCGACAACGCGCGAGGATGTCACCGCGGCGACCGGCGATCATCCGAGCCTCAAGGACATGATCGCGACCTTGCGGGCCAACCGCGCCTTCCTGCTTCTCTTCGCGGCAACGGCGGCGGGCGCGACGGGCTACACCATGTCGGGCAAGGCGCTCATCTATTATCTCAAATATTGGGTCGGCTCGGAGGCGTTCGTGACGCTCGGTCTCGTCGTCTCGCTCGGGGCATCGGCGTTGGCGATGATCCCCTGGATGATCGTGGCGCGGCGGCGCAGCAAACGCTTCGTCTGGCTCGCTGGCGCCGGGCTCAACATGCTCGCCTATCTTATCATTCTTGCGCTCGCACCGCGCGGCGGCGCGGCGCTCTGGCTGCCGCTGGTGATGATCGGGATCGGCAATTCTGCGTTCATCCTGACCTTCTGGTCGATGCTCCCCGACACCGTCGAATATGGCGAGTGGAAGACCGGTACGCGCGCCGAGGGGGCGGTCTTCGGCCTCATCGCATTCTCGCAGAAAGTCGCGCTGGGGATCGGTACCGGTTTCATCGGGCTGATCATGGGCTGGATCGGCTATGTGCCCAACCGTCCGCAGTCGCCCGAGACGCTCCACGGGATTGTCCTGCTCTACGGCACCGGCCCGCTCCTTCTCTTCGCCGCAAGCGTCGCCGTCATCTGGTTCTATCCGCTCTCGGGCGATACCCATCGCCGCATCGTGCGGATCATCGAGCGTCGCCGTGCGCGCGTGGTCCCGGACCCGGTGGCCGTTCCATGA
- a CDS encoding beta-galactosidase yields MTHPSIPWRPLSRPRFLLGICHFPEQEPREHLAADAALMAEAGIETVRMGEFAWSVIEPEEGRYDFSLFDEAIAELASRGIDTIFCTPTATPPRWLTYRHPDMLRVDQAGVAQRHGSRQHVDIMHPQFRDYSRRITRALAEHYRDNPHVIGWQTDNELNTHFSESHSAVAQDAFRGWLVARYGSIEALNEAWGTVFWNRQYDAFAQVETPVSNRPASADPSHLLDYRRFLADMTRDFQSEQVAILRETNPGWFVFHNIGRLNDIDLRDFGSGLDFLGTDLYPGLRDEFMKMGLGYAQAMQLDSFRGWAGNFIVPELQLGAGAHPAFAIPALEPGELNRFAFSSVARGADGLIWFRWTSARYGSEAYWMGALDHDRVPRRRYAELKQTISQLKAVRDEVIGTSVDIDVAILGADWDNEIAQSTFSLGLPSLAELALPLHHHCYMRNIRCGFAAPGDDLSKVKIAFVPHLAIWDERWSASLSRFVEAGGILVVGARTATRTANNHVSTETPPGPLAELCGVRVAEFGRLPALGAASVLSGAVFQVETLRSGRMAESARREQFVDFGGEPVQAQHGYEILEPAAGVEVLARWNARFLAGEPAITRRWLGAGSVIYVGTYLTHPLVARLFEPLFAEAGVRPPMTLPAGVEVTTRSGPGTVLTFLQNTTDEPRTFGTPDGAIELPAFGSTILSARAAGAGP; encoded by the coding sequence GTGACCCACCCATCGATCCCATGGCGTCCGCTTTCGCGTCCGCGCTTTCTTCTCGGCATTTGCCATTTTCCCGAACAGGAACCGCGCGAGCATCTGGCGGCCGACGCCGCGCTGATGGCCGAAGCGGGGATTGAGACTGTCCGCATGGGGGAATTCGCCTGGAGCGTCATCGAACCCGAAGAAGGCCGCTATGATTTCAGCCTCTTCGACGAGGCGATCGCGGAGCTGGCGAGCCGGGGGATCGACACCATCTTCTGCACCCCGACCGCCACCCCGCCGCGCTGGCTGACATATCGCCATCCCGACATGCTGCGCGTCGATCAGGCCGGCGTCGCGCAGCGGCATGGGTCGCGCCAGCATGTCGATATCATGCACCCGCAGTTTCGTGACTATAGCCGGCGCATTACCCGCGCCCTCGCCGAGCATTATCGGGACAATCCGCACGTCATCGGCTGGCAGACCGACAATGAGCTCAACACCCATTTTTCCGAAAGTCATTCGGCGGTGGCGCAGGACGCCTTCCGGGGCTGGCTTGTCGCGCGATACGGCAGCATCGAAGCGCTGAACGAGGCGTGGGGGACGGTCTTCTGGAATCGCCAATATGACGCGTTCGCGCAGGTCGAGACGCCGGTGAGCAATCGGCCGGCCTCGGCCGACCCGTCGCACCTTCTCGACTATCGCCGTTTCCTCGCCGACATGACCCGCGATTTTCAGTCCGAGCAGGTCGCGATTCTGCGCGAGACGAACCCGGGCTGGTTCGTCTTTCACAATATCGGCCGGCTCAACGACATCGACCTGCGCGATTTCGGTTCCGGTCTCGATTTTCTCGGGACCGACCTCTATCCGGGACTTCGCGACGAGTTCATGAAGATGGGCCTCGGCTATGCGCAGGCGATGCAACTCGACAGCTTCCGCGGCTGGGCCGGCAATTTCATCGTCCCCGAACTCCAACTGGGCGCCGGGGCGCACCCGGCCTTTGCCATCCCGGCCCTCGAGCCGGGCGAACTCAACCGCTTTGCCTTCTCGTCGGTCGCGCGCGGTGCCGACGGCCTGATCTGGTTTCGCTGGACGAGCGCCCGATACGGGTCCGAAGCCTATTGGATGGGCGCGCTCGACCATGACCGCGTGCCGCGCCGCCGCTACGCCGAACTCAAGCAGACGATTTCGCAGCTCAAGGCGGTACGCGACGAGGTGATCGGGACCAGCGTCGATATCGATGTCGCGATCCTCGGCGCCGACTGGGACAATGAAATCGCGCAATCGACCTTTTCGCTCGGTCTCCCAAGCCTCGCCGAACTGGCCTTGCCGCTCCATCATCATTGCTACATGCGCAATATTCGCTGCGGCTTCGCGGCGCCCGGCGACGACCTGTCGAAAGTCAAGATCGCTTTCGTGCCGCATCTCGCGATCTGGGACGAGCGGTGGAGCGCGTCGCTGTCGCGCTTCGTCGAAGCGGGCGGCATCCTCGTGGTTGGCGCGCGCACCGCGACACGCACCGCGAACAATCATGTGTCGACCGAGACCCCGCCCGGGCCGCTTGCCGAGCTCTGCGGGGTGCGCGTTGCCGAATTCGGCCGGCTTCCGGCGCTCGGTGCAGCATCGGTGCTCTCGGGCGCCGTCTTCCAGGTCGAGACCCTGCGAAGCGGGCGCATGGCGGAATCGGCGCGGCGCGAGCAATTCGTCGATTTTGGCGGCGAACCGGTTCAGGCCCAGCACGGCTACGAGATTTTGGAGCCCGCCGCCGGAGTCGAAGTGCTGGCGCGCTGGAATGCGCGCTTTCTGGCGGGCGAGCCCGCGATCACCCGCCGCTGGCTGGGGGCCGGGTCGGTCATATACGTCGGGACCTATCTCACGCACCCGCTGGTGGCACGGCTCTTCGAGCCCCTGTTCGCCGAGGCCGGCGTGCGGCCGCCCATGACCCTGCCCGCCGGGGTCGAGGTCACGACGCGCAGCGGACCCGGAACCGTCCTCACATTCCTTCAGAACACGACAGACGAGCCGCGGACGTTCGGCACGCCGGATGGCGCGATCGAACTACCCGCCTTCGGGTCGACGATCTTGAGCGCGCGCGCAGCGGGGGCAGGGCCGTAA